The region AAGCGGCACCGCAGAGGAGCGTGTGAGGTTGGGAAGACTACGACGGAGTTTTTCTGTAACGGTACAAAAATGTTGGTTGAAAACACAAGACTGATGTGGCGCATGACCCCGCCGGTTGTGCTCACCTTCATTCTTCACCACATTGGTCTGCATGTCATGGCTGTGACCCTGCAGTGAGTGGCGAGGTTGCTGCAGGCGGCTGATGACGGGCTGAGGCGATCCGCGACCGTACTCAATGGAGCGGGCAGGGGAGCGTGAACGGGGCGAATTCCTCGGGGAGGCGCGGGGCGAGTGCCGAGGGGAGGGGCTGAAGCGGTTGGAGGGCAGGTGGAAGGCTGGGTGCACCGCCTCCTCTTCGTCCTCCAGGCTGTGTGTGTCCAGCTCCTGGTCACTGAATGTGCTGCGTCGCAGCGAGTGGCAGGATGAACCTGAGCTCCGCCTGGATGCTGAGGCGGCGTAGTCCTGTCTTAGACCTGATGAAAAGCATGGTTACACATCTGGAAAGCTGCTTGGAAACTGAGGGCACCGCTTACTCTCTTCCTGCATGCGCGCTAGAATCTGGACATCGTTGACATTGTTGAGTTTGTAAGTTGTCGAGGAGCCGACAGAGTCTTCATCCATCTCGGAGGTGCTCAGTTCGCTGTCTACTGATGACTGTGGGCTGACAGCCGGTGGATTCCTTTCTGATGCTGCGTTCCGCTGATGTGCTGGAGAGGAAGAAACCAAGCAGTATATTTTGGTTAACAAGAATTATAGCAAATGTGAGAGTACAAAAATAACTGAACAGTACAAAGCCATGTCTTAGCACCCATCTTTGGGGGTACCCAAAGGGCGACATTAGACACAAGGCAGAAGAATGTCCCTCGCTGTTGTCTTTTGTTTCTTCTTTGGCCTTCCTTTATTTGTATAACTGACAATTAATAGATCCCACCATTTCAGATTGCACTGCTGCAACCTAAACTGAACCATACCATTGAGGTGGAAACACATCTACAATCTCCCACGGTCAAGAGATGTTACCTGAGTTTACGGGCATCAGCTGCTGCCTGACGATGGGCACCTTGCTGGGGGTGGACAAGGGTGAGTTGAAGCCGCTGCTGTAGGGACTGTTGGCGGCGTTTGTGCTGTACGGGCTACCATAGGTAACCTGCTGGTTGTATCCACTCCCGTAGAGACTCCGCCGCTTGTTGGCTACAATGACACAGAATCTGAATTGTATAATGTGGAAGGAACAAACATCCAAGTGTTTTCCAAACAGACTAGTAGCTATTCGAGCAACAAGTAGAGTGGGGGCTTGTCAACGACAAGGCCAATAGTGTTTTGCTTGCAGTCCATTAAAGCGTATGGCGAGCATACGGGCACACATTCCACAATAGACAGCATTCAAGTGAGCGCACAATTCAAGCGAGTGTGAAGTCTCAAGTCATGGGGTCTGTGCTAAGACTTGCTGGGCACGTCCTGTTCTTGTACTAGCTTGCATGCTGAATCGGGAACCCCATTACTGCTCTGACATGACTAGTTTTTGCAAAGTCTCTGTTTGAAAGGGTTCACCTTTGGAGATGATGAAGTTCCACAGTAAGGAATCATATCAGCTGCTTCCTCCACCCCTACTTTGTCATCCTGCATTATTTAGGTAGTGGCCATTGAACGGGTGGAGTACAAAGGCAATAGACTCTGTCGCACTTTAATACATTACACTGCCATCCCAGAGATATTTTAGAACACTTTCACTCAGGTGTAGCACAGTAGGTTCCAAAATTAGAACTAAAGTTTTTGGGGGGCAGGGCAGCACCACTCGCTAAAGAATGCAGGTTAAAGTCAACCATGACAAAGCGGATAATGAACGTGTCCTTGGAACACAGCATCCTATAACAAGACAAGTTGTCCGAGAACTTTGTGTAGCAGGCTGTGATTGGTGTCACACAGAGCGAGAGAAAACTGCGTGGTCCACCAAGCACGCCACACAAGGACAAGAAGAGCCAGAGGGCTGAGGAGGAGAAGGACATAGAGGGTGGTGCTTCTTTGGCTGTCTACTGGCTGTGAAGTAATACAACAAGACAAAGAATGGTGAAGAAAGGGCAGCACAGTGGTTAAGTGGTTTACACCCGCAGTGAGAAGTTAGGTGAGGTAGACAAACTGGGCAGATGGTGGAAAACATCTGTAGGGTTGAATACCACTTAGGAGAGCAGCCTGAAAGTCTGTGTCAACAACAGACTATGCTCAGAGATAGAATTTTCCTGCCCGTGAGGCGTGTGTTGGATAAACTGAGACAATCATCTCAAACATGTCTCCTCCCTGTTCTTGCTCGCTGTGGAACCAAGGCCAAGGGGCTGACGTACAACCGGCTCGGTGGATGCAGACAAACTAAACACCACCCGTCTTCTTTCTGTCGCTACCACAAACCCAGCACCATGGCAACATGTTTTAGCGAGGAGAAGAGAGAAATTATGGAGGGTGTGTCTGAGTGAAGATGTGCTGCGTGTTAGTCTTCGCCATAATAGAGTCGCCTGGAGGGTGACGTGATCCTTCTTCCTAACTTACACTCATGATGTCAGTGCTGGTCACACATCAGCAGAATGTGTTAGTCCTCAAAGGTCTTTTCAGTGAGGGTACGGTGGCTCACTCTCCAATCATTAGACTCCAGAGGCTCGGCTTGGGGACCTTGCACATATCAACAAACCCTAACACTGGAGGAGACGGAGTGTCTTTAGGCTAAGGGTATTTGTTCCTCGCACAAGGACATGCTCGCTCTAGTCCATTCGCACCGAGCTGGACATGGCCACGataccccccacccctctctctctctcggccCCAGCTGGCCTGTACTCATACTGACCATTTGTGCTTCAACCCATCTAACTTGTGTCATCACTTCTGCACTGCTCTATTATTGCTAGTTCCCTGACTGTGAATTATTTCCTGTCTCATTTTTGAGTTGTTGTAGTTATTTCTGTTGTCAATAATTCTGATTACAGAAGCGATTTGCGTTAATGAAACAACATCATTAATACACATACGAATATACTAATGGGTGTTGACACATTACAGTGTtcctatttatttgtattatgaaATGTGTCGGTTATCTGCACCTTTATTCAAGAAGAAACTGAGGGCAGCGAGAAAACAGAACAATGCAGTAAAGTGGAGAATGAGGAGTGTAACACTGAAGCTACTCCAGCGCTCCAGAACTGGATAGTGTGTTTgcaatttacattaaaaatggacTGATTAATATTTTGGCGTCTACATGTCCAGGTGTGGATTGTTTTGTATGACAGCGATCACGTCATACTGGTTGGTTGCAAGCGACACATGAGCATACCGCTGTCAAAATAGAAACAGAACCTTCTGAGTTTAGTCACAAGGAGGcgtgcccccctcccctccacacacacacacaccctgccgGGTGAGGGACCCCACTATATTTAGAGGCAGTCAGAAAAGACAAGTAGGACACAATCATACCAAAAGTGTCAGACACCAAACTTTAAGTTACGTAGTTTCAGAACCACTGCTAATCAGTCCAGTATGCTTAATGTTCTATACGTCTGTTGCTGGTGGCAATAGGGGCATATAGAAGAGTTTAAAAATAAGTACAGTTACAAAACAATTGCGGTGGCTTTAAGGATCCAAAGGACCCTTGTGCTATGGaccaaaaaggcaaaatattgatTATGGACCAAGATGGATTCAAGTCAGTTGGTGCTACATTTACTGATCTTCTTTTGACTTTCAAGGACAGAGTTATTTAAGTTAGAACCTGAATGTTTCATACAGGATATCCAAAAAACAAGGTAAAATGGGCATGTTTCTCCTGGGGTTCTGTGTTCCACAGCAGCGCAAGAATCCTTGGATCTACTAATGGATTTTGAGTGATCACTAATTCGAGGTGCTTGAGATAGTAGATGGTAGTGATAGCAGGGGCTGTCCATTACCTGACATAGTGAGGTCCAGTCTGTGGATGAGCGAGCGCTTGGCTAACTCCATGTCGGGGCTTGGGTTGTCGAGGGCCTGGCGGCACCAGACAACGGGGCTCAACGCTTTCTGCAGAGGACTGTTCAACTTGGTCTCGTATAGCCTGAAATCACATCAGCAAAAAGTTGATGTCATACTTACAGTGTCTGTCAATTTACTGCTTGGAAACAGTCCATAGTCttgtttttgtactgtttttggtttttttcaaCATGAACCACATTTATTCTCAACAGAACATTCGGTTGAAGGAAAAGCTGGCAACAAATGATCTCTGCTGCAGTGGAAACTACACTCAGAGAACACAATAGAGCGGtagtaaaaaatgttaatataccGGTAATCATTTTCAGTTTTGAGTGATGCCTTCAGACTAACAGGgttcttatggacttgaaaaattcCATACTTTTCCCACACTCTAGAAATAGTATTAGATGTGTATCATGTAAACAAATGAGATTAGAGCACTCTGTACAACACACACAGATTAAGGAAGACAAAACCCACTTGGGGCGTCACTTGGGGCCCGTTGCACAAAACTAGGATAGTGATTAAGCCGATGTATCTTGGCTATCCTGGCTCAATTTATCCATGATCCAGTTGCACAAAAGTAGAATAGTGGAAAGTGGCATATACAGAATATGTtctgactctaaattgtccataggtatgaatgtgactgtaaatgatcgtttgtctatatgtgccctgccattggctggcaaccagtccccggcctctcacccaaagtcagctgggataggctccagcatacctgtgatcctagtgaggataagcagtatagaaaatggatagatgtgTTCTGTTGGAAAAGTGGTACAGATCTATAATTTTGGCAATGGAAATGCAAACAATTCTGTATCATACTGAACCAAACTACAATGCTTTCAACACATCCTCACCTCCTAGTTACCAAGCATCAGTAAACAGTGACTGGCACAAATTAACACTGATTCCAATGGCTCACAAAATCAGTGAAAACAACTTTAAAGACGCTGCTTGCAACAAACTTTAAAGCATGAACTGGCACGCGTCCAAATTGAAAAGCCCTGGAGTCCTGAGTATTGAGCTTGCAAGACAACTCTTACTTTTTAAATTCACCAATGAGTGTCGGGACCCTTTTAGAGAAGAGGATTAGAAGAAAAAAGGAGTTTCCACTGCTAAGGCTAATCAGAGCTAGCAGCTGTCAGCTCCACTCACAGCCATGCAGGATGTCCCCTGTGATGAAACGTTCCAAGACATTCTGTAGCGCATCAACACAGCCTGCATGCGGAACATCAACATCCTGCTCTAAGCTAAGAGGCTAATTCAGAGATTGAGAGCTGACAACAAAGTGGTACAAATatttgctttggatctttgaAATAACCTAAACCATCCTGTGCGGACAAGAGCATgcaaatgtaacatttgtgatccaaatgtaaaaaataaagcacCGGGCTTTAAGGCCATCCTGTGAAGAAGAGACTGGTCTTATGAGCCCAGGCCTTACGCAAATATAACATCAGACTGTTGAGACTTTGGtaaggtacacttgcacaatgcTCCCTTTTGAAACTAGAAGCTaaataaaatcacatttaaaCCAAGTGTTGCCAACAAAATATTGACATCcattgctcacattttgtactaaatatttaaaaaagttgTTGTTCATCTGTTTCTTGTATCTAACTATaaatttctttcttttgtagGGGACTCAAACTTTATTCCATTAGAGCTACTAGGAGAGGTgaggtatttttgttttatatatgactagcaacatttaaattgtactttatttacaaaagaAGATCACCACTCAAACAGTTTGGTCGTTgtctttctgctgtttttgtgattaaatagaGGCACAATGTCTACAAAGTGCAGCACCATAGTCTTTGACCCTTTGGTGAGCTAGAGGTAGGACTGTGGAAGACAACCTGTTCTGCTCTTGTGTTTGGACCCCAGGAGTCAACTTGTGTTTGGCAGCAGGGAATTCGGAGGACCGTAACCATGGCTGCCAGACAGGAAAACAGCTCCGATGCACTGGTCCACCAAAGCGCCACTGTTGCAACAAGCCACCAATGTGCAGCATCATAACAGCAGATGAGCAGCTGGGAGACCAACTGTCTAGAGTCCTAAACACATGCAATGTGAACCGAGAGCTGGCGGTGGCACTCCTTGCTACAGTCTACggtgacatacacacacaacaggtCAACACCAGAGGCCCGACGAGGGTCGTCGCTGTGGTGCGTTCACGTACACCCCAGCTGTCCGACAACTATCAAAAGGGACAGGACACTCACCAGCTGTCGTCGTCCTCATGTAGACAGTCCATGTCCTCCAGGTCTAAGATCTCGACCTGGTCCAGGATCGACGTTTCGCCCTCGTCGTCCGAATAACGCGAGTTCCGGCTCGACCCGGAGGTGGCGGCCGAGGCACCGTCGCATTCGTACATCCTCCTGAAGCTGACGCCGTCGTAAGACAGCCTAGGGCTCCGGCAGCGGCGGTTTTCCAACAGGTCGCCGTAGCCGCCCGTCCCGGCGAACCCCACCCCGGGGAAGCCGCCCAGATCGCCCGCTGAAAGCGACGACGGCGACTCGTAGCCGGCGCTGTGGGGTCTGTGGTGACCGGACATCATAATGGACCGACCCCTGAGCTGCTCGTTTTGTTTTTCGAGCTGCTTCACCAAGTCCTGGAGCTTACGCACCTCCAAGTCGGCGTTGATATTAGAGTTGATGTCCTCCATGGTGGCTCCTCAGCCACCGGGGAAGAAAAGGCTAGCCGGGCGGTTCGAGTCGCTTGTTGGCTCCTTTTTAATTCCCTTCGCGATGTTCGTCGTGTCCGCTAGAGACACGTCGTTCACCTCCTTTGCTTGTTTAGTGGACTTTAAAAGCTTAACATTGTCTTCTGGGCTTGTTCCTCGGCCATTTCCACAACACACGTCACAGCGTTTGAGAGGCCACAGGCTCTGGGAACTGACGTCACCGTGGTCGGGAGCGCGCACGTAACCAACACCTATTTGCGCGCTCGCAACCAGAAAACAAACCTTCAAAGCCAAACTTCTCGGAAATTAACACTTTTGATCAAGAGACCACAAAATACAGTTGTTTGTATTGGCTGCATCCAATTGTATATATGTGAATATACATTTCATACATTCTGACAGCAATAGTGTTCTGGGCTCACTTTAAGCTTTCGATTTttat is a window of Doryrhamphus excisus isolate RoL2022-K1 chromosome 5, RoL_Dexc_1.0, whole genome shotgun sequence DNA encoding:
- the slain2 gene encoding SLAIN motif-containing protein 2 isoform X4, which translates into the protein MEDINSNINADLEVRKLQDLVKQLEKQNEQLRGRSIMMSGHHRPHSAGYESPSSLSAGDLGGFPGVGFAGTGGYGDLLENRRCRSPRLSYDGVSFRRMYECDGASAATSGSSRNSRYSDDEGETSILDQVEILDLEDMDCLHEDDDSWLYETKLNSPLQKALSPVVWCRQALDNPSPDMELAKRSLIHRLDLTMSANKRRSLYGSGYNQQVTYGSPYSTNAANSPYSSGFNSPLSTPSKVPIVRQQLMPVNSAHQRNAASERNPPAVSPQSSVDSELSTSEMDEDSVGSSTTYKLNNVNDVQILARMQEESLRQDYAASASRRSSGSSCHSLRRSTFSDQELDTHSLEDEEEAVHPAFHLPSNRFSPSPRHSPRASPRNSPRSRSPARSIEYGRGSPQPVISRLQQPRHSLQGHSHDMQTNVVKNEEKLRRSLPNLTRSSAVPLQGPEPVKNSRSCESNLQVPNGGSPRHQSPSALPASSKLRTPATPSPLALRQPVKATTNPTCVAGSTPGRSLAPPRSGLPRPSAPAGGSGGIPLPRSKLAQPVRRTLPAPRIYSGTRENLREGY
- the slain2 gene encoding SLAIN motif-containing protein 2 isoform X3; translation: MEDINSNINADLEVRKLQDLVKQLEKQNEQLRGRSIMMSGHHRPHSAGYESPSSLSAGDLGGFPGVGFAGTGGYGDLLENRRCRSPRLSYDGVSFRRMYECDGASAATSGSSRNSRYSDDEGETSILDQVEILDLEDMDCLHEDDDSWLYETKLNSPLQKALSPVVWCRQALDNPSPDMELAKRSLIHRLDLTMSANKRRSLYGSGYNQQVTYGSPYSTNAANSPYSSGFNSPLSTPSKVPIVRQQLMPVNSAHQRNAASERNPPAVSPQSSVDSELSTSEMDEDSVGSSTTYKLNNVNDVQILARMQEESLRQDYAASASRRSSGSSCHSLRRSTFSDQELDTHSLEDEEEAVHPAFHLPSNRFSPSPRHSPRASPRNSPRSRSPARSIEYGRGSPQPVISRLQQPRHSLQGHSHDMQTNVVKNEEKLRRSLPNLTRSSAVPLQGPEPVKNSRSCESNLQVPNGGSPRHQSPSALPLSCCFGDEGDFIPASSKLRTPATPSPLALRQPVKATTNPTCVAGSTPGRSLAPPRSGLPRPSAPAGGSGGIPLPRSKLAQPVRRTLPAPRIYSGTRENLREGY
- the slain2 gene encoding SLAIN motif-containing protein 2 isoform X2 — its product is MEDINSNINADLEVRKLQDLVKQLEKQNEQLRGRSIMMSGHHRPHSAGYESPSSLSAGDLGGFPGVGFAGTGGYGDLLENRRCRSPRLSYDGVSFRRMYECDGASAATSGSSRNSRYSDDEGETSILDQVEILDLEDMDCLHEDDDSWLYETKLNSPLQKALSPVVWCRQALDNPSPDMELAKRSLIHRLDLTMSANKRRSLYGSGYNQQVTYGSPYSTNAANSPYSSGFNSPLSTPSKVPIVRQQLMPVNSAHQRNAASERNPPAVSPQSSVDSELSTSEMDEDSVGSSTTYKLNNVNDVQILARMQEESLRQDYAASASRRSSGSSCHSLRRSTFSDQELDTHSLEDEEEAVHPAFHLPSNRFSPSPRHSPRASPRNSPRSRSPARSIEYGRGSPQPVISRLQQPRHSLQGHSHDMQTNVVKNEEKLRRSLPNLTRSSAVPLQGPEPVKNSRSCESNLQVPNGGSPRHQSPSAPAPQSLRHSRPTSPAPKSKQHLQTPVARRVPASSKLRTPATPSPLALRQPVKATTNPTCVAGSTPGRSLAPPRSGLPRPSAPAGGSGGIPLPRSKLAQPVRRTLPAPRIYSGTRENLREGY
- the slain2 gene encoding SLAIN motif-containing protein 2 isoform X1 produces the protein MEDINSNINADLEVRKLQDLVKQLEKQNEQLRGRSIMMSGHHRPHSAGYESPSSLSAGDLGGFPGVGFAGTGGYGDLLENRRCRSPRLSYDGVSFRRMYECDGASAATSGSSRNSRYSDDEGETSILDQVEILDLEDMDCLHEDDDSWLYETKLNSPLQKALSPVVWCRQALDNPSPDMELAKRSLIHRLDLTMSANKRRSLYGSGYNQQVTYGSPYSTNAANSPYSSGFNSPLSTPSKVPIVRQQLMPVNSAHQRNAASERNPPAVSPQSSVDSELSTSEMDEDSVGSSTTYKLNNVNDVQILARMQEESLRQDYAASASRRSSGSSCHSLRRSTFSDQELDTHSLEDEEEAVHPAFHLPSNRFSPSPRHSPRASPRNSPRSRSPARSIEYGRGSPQPVISRLQQPRHSLQGHSHDMQTNVVKNEEKLRRSLPNLTRSSAVPLQGPEPVKNSRSCESNLQVPNGGSPRHQSPSAPAPQSLRHSRPTSPAPKSKQHLQTPVARRVPLSCCFGDEGDFIPASSKLRTPATPSPLALRQPVKATTNPTCVAGSTPGRSLAPPRSGLPRPSAPAGGSGGIPLPRSKLAQPVRRTLPAPRIYSGTRENLREGY